In Candidatus Contubernalis alkalaceticus, the following proteins share a genomic window:
- a CDS encoding type II TA system antitoxin MqsA family protein produces the protein MMEKMTFCETCRKEEPYFLKTVTMKNNLKGEEYEYAGNQAFCSKCYDEVYVAEIEDGNLKALYDAYRQKNGIISLENILEIPQKYNIGKRPLSLLLNWGEMTFSRYYEGDMPTKQYSDTLQKIYNEPEFYMSLLEENKGNLKSLTAYEKSKRATLEILGQLQSSKSKVDEVTDYLLFKCEDITPLALQKALYYVQGLYYAFMGNFLFEEDCEAWVHGPVYRDIYNRYSSYRFDPIEGEKDFDISVFTDAEKAIIDSVVQYFCCYSGKILECFTHSEMPWLKTRGNLPVEAQSNRIISKEMIAEYFTAVKQKYNMLVPDDVENYAKVMFERNV, from the coding sequence ATGATGGAGAAAATGACATTTTGTGAAACATGCAGAAAGGAAGAGCCTTATTTTTTAAAGACTGTAACAATGAAAAACAATTTGAAAGGCGAAGAATATGAATATGCAGGTAATCAGGCATTTTGTTCGAAATGCTATGATGAAGTGTATGTGGCTGAAATTGAAGATGGTAACTTGAAAGCTTTATACGATGCTTATCGACAAAAGAACGGGATAATTTCTCTTGAAAACATTCTTGAAATACCCCAAAAGTATAACATCGGAAAACGACCATTGTCATTACTTTTAAATTGGGGAGAAATGACTTTTTCCCGATATTACGAAGGAGATATGCCTACAAAACAATATTCAGATACTTTGCAAAAGATTTATAATGAGCCTGAGTTTTATATGTCTTTACTTGAGGAAAACAAAGGGAATTTAAAATCATTAACAGCTTATGAAAAGAGTAAAAGAGCTACATTAGAAATACTTGGTCAGTTACAATCATCAAAATCAAAAGTAGATGAGGTTACTGATTACTTGCTATTCAAATGTGAGGATATTACACCATTGGCTTTGCAGAAAGCTCTTTACTATGTTCAGGGTTTATATTACGCATTCATGGGTAATTTTCTTTTTGAGGAAGATTGTGAAGCTTGGGTGCATGGACCCGTTTACAGAGATATCTATAACCGATATTCCAGTTATCGTTTTGACCCTATAGAGGGAGAAAAGGATTTTGATATTTCTGTTTTTACTGATGCAGAGAAAGCAATTATTGACAGTGTCGTTCAGTACTTCTGCTGCTATAGCGGAAAGATACTGGAGTGCTTTACACATTCTGAAATGCCATGGTTAAAAACTCGTGGAAACCTTCCTGTTGAGGCACAGTCCAATCGTATTATCAGCAAAGAGATGATTGCTGAGTATTTCACTGCTGTAAAGCAAAAGTACAATATGCTTGTGCCAGATGATGTTGAAAATTATGCAAAAGTGATGTTTGAAAGAAATGTTTGA